In a single window of the Leptospira sanjuanensis genome:
- a CDS encoding GNAT family N-acetyltransferase: MKTERLILREWEEKDLEPFYRMSSDPTVMEYFPALLTREDSERFVEKMRAHFEEFGFGLWIVETKGTGEWVGFTGFLNVSFQASFTPAVEIGWRLNSSFWNRGFATEAASACLEYGFTRLRFPKVVSFTSILNVRSQAVMKRIGMKEVGVFQHPNLPTEHILSKHVLYQASRSEWGNAAVPTF, encoded by the coding sequence ATGAAAACCGAAAGACTGATTCTACGAGAATGGGAAGAAAAAGATTTGGAACCGTTTTATCGAATGAGTTCGGATCCGACCGTGATGGAATATTTTCCCGCGCTTTTGACCCGCGAAGATTCGGAACGATTTGTCGAGAAGATGCGAGCCCATTTCGAAGAATTCGGATTCGGCCTTTGGATCGTCGAGACAAAAGGGACGGGAGAATGGGTCGGTTTTACCGGATTTTTAAACGTTTCCTTCCAAGCTTCCTTTACGCCCGCCGTGGAAATCGGCTGGAGATTGAATTCTTCTTTTTGGAATCGGGGTTTTGCGACCGAGGCCGCATCGGCTTGTTTGGAATACGGATTTACCCGTCTGCGATTTCCCAAGGTCGTTTCGTTTACTTCGATCCTAAACGTAAGGTCCCAAGCCGTGATGAAACGCATCGGTATGAAAGAAGTCGGCGTTTTTCAACATCCGAATCTTCCGACCGAACATATCCTTTCCAAACACGTTCTGTATCAGGCGTCCCGTTCCGAATGGGGAAACGCCGCAGTTCCGACCTTTTAA
- a CDS encoding GNAT family N-acetyltransferase gives MNNRDHFIRLEPSVLEDRRKFYDWLVHPELVPFLLGPPLFPDADIPTWEEFSADYLEYFFTGSNPELGRCYRILMDEVCIGQINYASDLPTRRVAELDIWMSSPEFCGRGYGVEAIRILSAILLNELDMEELIIRPSARNPRAVRAYEKAGFRRIEIDRQTAAVLYGCGDYYDDVVLVLRKNP, from the coding sequence ATGAACAACCGGGATCATTTCATTCGATTAGAACCTTCCGTTCTTGAGGATCGTAGAAAATTCTACGATTGGCTCGTTCATCCGGAATTGGTTCCGTTTTTATTAGGGCCGCCTTTGTTTCCGGACGCGGATATTCCGACTTGGGAAGAATTCTCCGCCGATTATTTGGAGTATTTTTTTACCGGTTCGAATCCGGAACTCGGAAGATGTTACAGAATTCTAATGGATGAGGTTTGTATCGGACAGATCAATTACGCGTCCGATTTGCCGACTCGCCGCGTCGCCGAGCTGGACATCTGGATGTCGTCGCCCGAATTTTGCGGTCGCGGATACGGAGTCGAAGCGATTCGAATCCTGAGCGCTATTTTGTTAAACGAACTGGATATGGAAGAACTTATAATCCGTCCTTCCGCAAGAAATCCAAGAGCCGTCCGCGCGTACGAAAAGGCGGGTTTTCGAAGAATCGAGATCGACCGCCAAACGGCGGCCGTATTGTACGGATGCGGAGATTATTACGACGATGTCGTTTTAGTTTTGCGAAAAAATCCCTGA
- a CDS encoding acyl-CoA thioesterase: protein METLEQETAPQAEGRSFTHYVKVRWVDLDENGHVNNGVYQSYFDEARRAAFEDAGMNLGELRQKNIGPVILKAELEYKAELKYPETTRLVTRFEAKKGSRVLVIQDLYRESDGALVCSSKFFGLFMDLKRMRPYKVSEEEAAKLS from the coding sequence ATGGAGACTCTGGAACAAGAGACCGCACCGCAAGCGGAAGGAAGATCGTTTACTCATTATGTAAAGGTTCGCTGGGTGGATTTGGACGAGAACGGACATGTGAACAACGGAGTGTATCAGAGCTATTTCGACGAGGCGAGAAGGGCGGCTTTCGAAGATGCGGGTATGAATTTGGGGGAGTTGCGCCAAAAAAATATCGGTCCTGTGATTTTGAAAGCGGAGTTGGAATACAAAGCGGAATTGAAATATCCGGAAACCACGCGCCTTGTGACTCGCTTTGAAGCGAAAAAAGGAAGTCGTGTATTGGTGATTCAAGATCTGTATCGCGAGTCGGATGGCGCCTTGGTATGTTCCTCCAAATTTTTCGGTTTGTTTATGGATCTAAAAAGAATGCGTCCTTATAAGGTTTCGGAGGAAGAAGCTGCGAAACTTTCGTGA
- a CDS encoding DUF1801 domain-containing protein has translation MPSTRKKTKEKPLPFKNANVAEVFRNYPDPVRIRLLALRDLIYKTADSIAEVGKLEETLKWGQPSYLTSESKSGSTIRIDRLPAEENRYAIYFHCQTNLVSTFRELFPKKFDFEGDRAIRLNVKDPLPSKELSVCISLALTYHLAKKRKNQRGT, from the coding sequence ATGCCCTCAACACGCAAAAAGACCAAGGAAAAACCGCTCCCATTCAAAAATGCCAACGTGGCCGAAGTTTTTCGCAATTATCCGGATCCTGTTCGGATTCGATTATTGGCGCTTCGGGATTTGATCTATAAAACGGCGGACTCGATCGCGGAAGTCGGAAAACTCGAAGAGACCTTGAAGTGGGGACAACCGAGTTATCTAACGTCGGAGTCTAAGAGCGGAAGTACGATTCGAATCGATCGACTTCCGGCGGAAGAAAATCGATATGCGATCTATTTTCATTGTCAGACGAATTTGGTTTCCACCTTTCGGGAACTCTTTCCCAAAAAGTTCGATTTCGAAGGGGATCGCGCGATTCGGTTGAACGTGAAAGACCCTCTTCCTTCCAAAGAACTGAGCGTCTGTATCTCTTTGGCGTTAACCTATCATCTCGCTAAAAAAAGGAAAAATCAACGGGGGACTTAG
- a CDS encoding TetR/AcrR family transcriptional regulator yields the protein MKQTFLKHDPAKDRILKATVKLFYERGYSNTGINEILSEANAFKKSLYRYYPSKKDLGVSYVSFQEEQIIGLAEIMMNKYERYPDFIRAWIKFIQRRLRTKYKYGCPLANFSNQTHEEPELQKRILESLDRWNRSFGQYFTRPIWKKKKTLNSKTALEFAEKALFLYQGAMQLYGITGNKKFIDRLEEELLKLEEIV from the coding sequence ATGAAACAGACTTTTCTCAAACACGACCCGGCCAAGGACAGGATTTTGAAGGCTACGGTGAAACTCTTTTATGAGAGAGGTTATTCCAATACCGGTATCAACGAAATATTAAGCGAAGCGAACGCGTTTAAAAAGAGCTTATACCGGTATTACCCATCCAAAAAAGATCTCGGCGTAAGTTACGTTTCGTTTCAGGAAGAACAGATCATCGGCTTAGCCGAAATCATGATGAACAAATACGAAAGATATCCGGACTTTATCCGGGCCTGGATCAAATTCATACAGAGAAGATTGAGAACCAAATACAAATACGGCTGCCCTCTCGCGAACTTTTCCAATCAAACGCACGAGGAACCGGAATTGCAAAAACGAATCTTAGAATCCCTCGACCGATGGAATCGAAGTTTCGGCCAATACTTCACTCGGCCGATCTGGAAAAAGAAAAAAACGCTGAATTCAAAAACCGCTTTGGAGTTCGCGGAAAAGGCGTTGTTCCTCTATCAAGGAGCGATGCAGCTCTACGGGATCACGGGCAATAAAAAATTCATCGACCGGTTGGAAGAAGAACTTCTTAAATTGGAAGAAATCGTATAA
- a CDS encoding zinc finger Ran-binding domain-containing protein — protein sequence MKWICRHCRYANPLTLDRCIQCGNTKGENPEITGSTSFLQKILKLGTFGWALLILVGLACVILLPILFIVALSNVEGLASALLLIAGFYGARSALRSGFPDPAKAIFLVFFSVMGVAIDQPGNYLYNYPMNFLCPEKTTVTRNLVVTHPLPERTDMTQAFLCRDENEDEFYRIPMFHVLGIRFLEYSILGIFLLSVQGFFRKTKTTSS from the coding sequence ATGAAATGGATCTGCCGCCACTGCCGATACGCAAACCCGCTCACCTTGGATCGCTGCATTCAATGTGGAAACACAAAAGGCGAAAACCCGGAAATCACCGGTTCGACTTCGTTTTTACAAAAAATTCTCAAATTGGGGACATTCGGGTGGGCGCTGTTGATTCTTGTCGGATTAGCATGCGTGATCCTCCTGCCGATCCTATTCATTGTCGCATTATCGAATGTGGAGGGTTTGGCGAGCGCGCTCCTGTTGATCGCGGGATTTTACGGAGCCAGATCGGCCTTACGATCCGGATTTCCCGATCCGGCAAAAGCGATCTTTCTCGTATTCTTTTCCGTCATGGGCGTCGCAATCGACCAACCTGGAAATTATTTATACAACTATCCGATGAATTTTCTCTGTCCGGAAAAAACCACGGTTACAAGAAACCTCGTAGTCACCCATCCTCTTCCCGAAAGAACGGATATGACCCAGGCCTTTCTGTGCAGGGACGAAAATGAGGACGAATTTTATCGAATCCCGATGTTCCATGTTTTAGGAATTCGATTTTTAGAATATTCTATTTTAGGAATATTTCTTTTATCGGTTCAGGGATTTTTTCGCAAAACTAAAACGACATCGTCGTAA
- a CDS encoding peptidase M23, producing MQANQNFWANLSSQFTNISTTFLSLVNPLKDWEARSAQYETEYEAKLVELEQTKQSTIQNYDQQIAQMKAARGNWVTDVYGFQIAGIEGSADNASSQFRSGQETWADTISIFQQAELNWYLAAKDSMSSAISGSNGEAQFQSNAIVLAGQLQNQITSSETNTTNLYNAANSLVDSYQYSAAGNLIQQALVNQQNQTTWNQQGANLSQSIADSFGRSEAYKTAELNASNRINALAQTIYGSGAYIVDNTEINSIANQASGYSQNQTFWQDEINGTNGGFNFNGRTNLSQTKITQFTEFRDDIALATTLQTEVVDEERDFLKQAGEYFEKSERFQELSEKAKSEGKFDESSYYMTAALREKNNALGFLKKKYHTLGDEITDSVSERGLNHTRESFLNYRDSLLNKNFQSSAQLTKQIQDGKNTVEGILSEGASYNQIQGMLQTAQSLNQQGSESREKIEKLLEESQELANRDISGGLLDGLQEMIAAIQGNLPQTISSNAVTQAILAQEKELAEKQEKADELLSHMNSLVTNNNDLAALQTLLQGGGQAMNLAANSAVSKYLDDYSKKLQKDNEERSANLQKTLLDALQNGESYKYLRDSGYEFRVDGDGISAYRQIYSGEIVIDGNAMTKGSYSPELEYQYIRIQTKFNPGNLSVDMLDPNGSFNAQAVANLKAYIDDLQKNVETMFAQFSDKTQEVKGEYTQNQEIQTEQEKQYAENRDSILSMFQGLEPNFKQTFQPTMTGLKDYHQEASKYSFEEGTISARGNVFQRLSGEMFGGILTGNGAYTGSRELKGTVNIKGIPVEISYGSQDLIVVSGFQIENLGYNFKLKGTGTKYAGQELSNVNNKYSQYQEDIEARIAAKAKANDAEKESKGFIFTILNGMNGGSGSMGQRFTQAVRSEAQSRITGAVAEATGLPASFVGALVGGGSMKDAVKAFEKATINSAISKATGLPEWLISGQMDKMNKPKEQWYQSQTFQMVTTVAAVAAAPFTGGASLAIAMAVNAGLGAATGAASGGLKGALVGAVGGAAGAAVRSFTGGAVTVGLSYSAENGFGASVGVGYGPATVSVGISERGGTTVDLGLTKGGFNAGLSYNSKTGSTSVNAGFTSKSGTGLALSYNEGDGFGASLSKSFSNGVNAGLSWSEKAGVGGSIGYEAPGDKDKPKDSLANKMQGAGGSLSWNQRDGVSASVTASGGVTAGSWSQSGGFQANTNFLNDKWKADFVSGKAKEDADAQAASRGAQNKNNAESGAAAIAGAGVATQKREDGILDHILNKASDALEGGLNWVGNKIDGAIDSIAGAASSAWNGVKDAFGPDKVVMMPIGAGGGNLSMKPLHHENVGDGAAYGASGNESASDRHLRIGEDAISSYLDKQRSENPYLRKGVIDGVKFNEVDVSMNSKYHKKLINMEIEAGVSGGNLILNKETGKLYYRTEAKGADSKLIPTNPNERVKSPWTKVEMHTDNLNGIMSGDYHAARGSAQSVWGPDGGTFNILKVSKMDLGGNEIKTRTVINGKEIIEYHRHVMNEMPDVAYNAFKNKTPLPYGTPIAYTGITGNMAVSIDNDKNSPRYGMLSAPAYHKHTKVDNAETHTGFIKGVTFGPEVRQSQGLPAFDYTSYYKGKVIDLLTGGKK from the coding sequence ATGCAAGCGAATCAGAATTTTTGGGCGAATCTTTCCTCTCAATTCACGAACATTTCCACCACATTTTTAAGCCTTGTAAATCCTCTGAAAGATTGGGAAGCGCGATCGGCTCAATACGAAACCGAATACGAAGCGAAGCTCGTGGAGCTGGAACAAACAAAACAAAGTACGATTCAGAATTACGATCAGCAAATCGCACAGATGAAGGCGGCACGCGGGAACTGGGTCACCGACGTTTACGGATTTCAGATCGCGGGCATTGAGGGAAGCGCGGATAATGCAAGCAGCCAATTCAGAAGCGGACAAGAAACTTGGGCCGACACGATTTCGATTTTTCAACAAGCGGAATTGAACTGGTATCTCGCGGCAAAAGACAGCATGAGCTCGGCGATTTCCGGGTCGAACGGAGAGGCTCAGTTCCAATCCAATGCGATCGTTCTTGCGGGCCAGCTTCAGAACCAAATCACGAGTTCGGAAACAAATACCACCAATCTTTACAACGCTGCGAATTCCTTAGTGGATTCGTATCAATATTCCGCTGCGGGAAATCTCATACAGCAAGCGCTTGTCAATCAGCAAAACCAAACGACTTGGAACCAACAAGGGGCCAATCTTTCGCAGAGCATCGCGGATTCTTTCGGTAGAAGCGAAGCTTACAAAACCGCAGAATTGAATGCGAGCAACCGGATCAACGCGCTTGCACAAACAATCTATGGAAGCGGCGCCTACATCGTAGACAATACCGAAATCAATTCAATTGCGAATCAAGCGAGCGGTTATTCACAAAACCAAACGTTTTGGCAGGATGAAATCAACGGAACCAACGGCGGTTTTAACTTTAACGGCAGAACGAATCTAAGTCAGACGAAGATCACGCAGTTTACAGAATTTAGAGACGACATCGCTTTAGCTACAACCTTACAGACGGAAGTCGTGGATGAAGAACGCGATTTTTTGAAACAAGCGGGCGAATATTTCGAGAAATCGGAACGGTTTCAGGAACTTTCGGAAAAAGCAAAGAGTGAAGGGAAATTCGACGAATCCTCGTATTACATGACCGCGGCTTTGCGCGAAAAGAACAACGCTCTCGGATTTTTAAAGAAAAAATACCATACACTCGGAGACGAGATCACCGATTCCGTGAGCGAACGAGGATTGAATCATACGAGAGAATCCTTTCTGAATTACAGGGACAGCCTGCTTAACAAGAACTTTCAGTCGAGCGCACAACTCACCAAACAGATCCAAGACGGTAAAAACACGGTCGAGGGTATTCTTTCCGAGGGAGCGAGTTACAATCAAATCCAAGGAATGTTGCAAACAGCGCAGAGTCTGAATCAACAAGGTAGCGAAAGCAGAGAAAAGATTGAAAAACTTTTAGAGGAATCTCAAGAATTAGCAAATCGTGATATATCCGGCGGGCTTTTGGATGGGCTGCAAGAGATGATTGCGGCAATTCAAGGGAATCTTCCGCAAACGATCAGCTCGAACGCGGTCACGCAGGCGATTCTCGCACAAGAGAAGGAACTCGCGGAAAAACAAGAAAAAGCGGACGAGCTACTTTCTCACATGAATTCGCTTGTGACGAATAACAACGATTTGGCGGCATTGCAAACGCTGCTGCAAGGCGGCGGTCAGGCGATGAATCTCGCGGCCAATAGCGCCGTCTCGAAATATTTGGACGATTATTCCAAAAAGCTTCAAAAAGATAACGAGGAACGTAGCGCAAACCTGCAGAAGACATTGCTTGATGCTTTGCAGAACGGAGAATCCTACAAATATCTGAGAGATTCCGGGTATGAGTTCCGAGTAGACGGCGACGGCATCAGCGCGTATCGCCAGATTTACAGCGGAGAGATCGTGATCGACGGAAACGCGATGACGAAGGGAAGTTATTCTCCCGAATTAGAATATCAATATATTCGAATTCAAACGAAGTTTAATCCGGGGAACCTAAGCGTGGATATGTTGGATCCGAACGGATCCTTCAACGCGCAGGCGGTAGCCAACCTCAAAGCATATATCGACGATCTTCAAAAGAACGTCGAAACCATGTTCGCACAATTCAGCGACAAAACGCAGGAAGTAAAAGGAGAATATACACAGAATCAGGAGATTCAAACCGAACAAGAGAAACAATACGCTGAAAATCGGGACAGCATATTGTCGATGTTCCAAGGTTTGGAGCCGAATTTTAAACAAACGTTCCAACCGACGATGACCGGTTTGAAAGACTATCATCAGGAAGCTTCTAAATACAGTTTTGAGGAAGGAACAATCTCCGCAAGAGGAAACGTTTTTCAGAGATTGAGCGGGGAGATGTTCGGAGGGATTCTTACCGGCAACGGAGCATATACGGGAAGCCGCGAACTCAAAGGTACGGTGAACATCAAAGGGATTCCCGTGGAGATCAGCTACGGTTCTCAAGACTTGATCGTAGTATCGGGATTTCAAATTGAGAACTTGGGTTACAACTTCAAGCTGAAAGGAACGGGGACTAAATACGCGGGACAAGAACTCTCGAACGTAAACAACAAATATTCCCAATACCAAGAAGATATCGAAGCACGCATTGCCGCGAAAGCGAAGGCAAATGACGCGGAGAAAGAAAGCAAAGGCTTTATCTTTACCATCCTAAACGGAATGAACGGCGGAAGCGGAAGTATGGGCCAACGATTCACACAGGCCGTAAGGAGCGAAGCACAAAGCCGCATCACGGGAGCGGTTGCGGAAGCGACTGGACTTCCCGCTTCTTTCGTAGGGGCGCTTGTCGGCGGTGGAAGCATGAAGGACGCGGTGAAAGCGTTTGAGAAAGCTACGATCAACAGCGCGATCTCCAAAGCGACCGGACTTCCTGAATGGCTGATTTCAGGCCAGATGGACAAGATGAACAAGCCTAAGGAACAATGGTATCAAAGCCAAACGTTTCAGATGGTGACGACGGTCGCAGCGGTTGCAGCCGCTCCGTTTACCGGAGGAGCAAGTCTTGCCATCGCTATGGCGGTGAACGCGGGGCTTGGGGCGGCGACCGGAGCGGCCAGCGGAGGACTGAAAGGCGCATTAGTCGGAGCTGTCGGTGGAGCGGCAGGAGCAGCGGTCCGAAGCTTTACAGGAGGAGCTGTGACGGTCGGTCTTAGCTACTCGGCAGAGAATGGATTCGGAGCTTCGGTCGGAGTGGGATACGGCCCTGCGACTGTGAGTGTAGGAATCTCGGAACGAGGCGGAACGACGGTAGACTTAGGCTTAACCAAAGGCGGGTTTAACGCAGGACTCAGCTACAACAGCAAGACAGGAAGTACGAGTGTCAACGCTGGATTTACTTCCAAGAGCGGAACGGGATTGGCGCTCAGCTACAACGAAGGAGACGGATTCGGGGCGAGCTTAAGCAAAAGCTTCAGCAATGGAGTCAACGCAGGACTGAGCTGGAGTGAAAAAGCAGGAGTCGGAGGAAGCATCGGATACGAAGCACCGGGAGACAAAGACAAACCGAAAGATTCACTTGCTAACAAAATGCAAGGAGCCGGTGGAAGTTTAAGCTGGAATCAAAGAGACGGAGTATCGGCGTCGGTTACTGCATCCGGTGGAGTGACCGCAGGAAGCTGGAGTCAATCCGGAGGCTTTCAAGCAAACACGAACTTTCTAAATGACAAATGGAAGGCCGACTTTGTTTCCGGAAAGGCAAAAGAAGACGCAGATGCGCAGGCTGCTTCCAGAGGGGCTCAAAACAAAAACAACGCGGAATCTGGAGCCGCAGCTATCGCCGGTGCAGGAGTGGCGACTCAGAAACGAGAGGATGGAATCCTGGATCACATCTTGAACAAAGCGAGTGACGCGTTAGAAGGTGGATTGAATTGGGTTGGAAACAAGATTGACGGAGCGATCGACAGCATTGCCGGAGCGGCATCGAGTGCTTGGAATGGGGTCAAGGATGCGTTTGGTCCGGACAAGGTTGTGATGATGCCGATTGGAGCTGGTGGCGGGAATTTGAGCATGAAACCCCTGCACCATGAGAACGTAGGAGATGGCGCAGCATATGGAGCGTCAGGAAATGAAAGTGCATCAGATCGACACTTGAGAATTGGTGAAGATGCAATATCCAGTTACTTAGACAAACAAAGAAGTGAGAATCCGTATTTGAGGAAGGGCGTAATTGACGGAGTCAAATTCAATGAAGTTGATGTAAGCATGAATTCAAAGTATCATAAAAAGCTGATTAACATGGAGATAGAAGCAGGTGTTAGTGGCGGTAATTTGATCTTGAATAAAGAAACTGGAAAATTGTATTACAGAACAGAAGCAAAAGGAGCTGATAGTAAATTGATTCCAACGAATCCAAATGAAAGAGTGAAGTCTCCTTGGACTAAGGTTGAAATGCATACGGATAACCTCAACGGAATCATGTCCGGTGATTATCACGCTGCGAGGGGATCAGCTCAATCGGTTTGGGGTCCGGATGGCGGAACATTTAATATCTTGAAAGTGTCGAAAATGGACTTAGGCGGTAATGAAATTAAAACGCGAACTGTGATTAACGGAAAAGAAATTATCGAATATCACAGACATGTAATGAATGAAATGCCGGATGTGGCTTACAATGCTTTCAAAAACAAAACTCCATTGCCGTATGGAACTCCGATCGCATACACTGGGATTACTGGGAATATGGCAGTGTCGATCGACAATGACAAGAATAGTCCGAGATACGGAATGTTGTCTGCACCGGCATACCATAAGCACACAAAAGTCGATAACGCTGAAACACATACCGGTTTTATCAAAGGTGTGACGTTTGGTCCAGAAGTGAGACAATCCCAGGGATTACCTGCTTTTGACTATACAAGCTATTACAAGGGTAAAGTAATAGATTTATTAACTGGAGGGAAAAAATGA
- a CDS encoding fatty acid desaturase: protein MEVKMNSGSSPKETLGSVRETLSEGTFANPAYKGIGYFLRDLFFFGVAIALLWHIDTWYLLPFLWFFAGMTIAALFVVGHDCAHEALFENRFLRYWIGQIAMLPSLHAYNQWAYGHNRIHHGHTIKRQGDFVWHPATAEEYAKFGIFKKMMHRFFWSAWGGGFYYMIEVWLKGMVLFTAPLKEAGRDKWIMLSFAFISSGLVFYFGSSANGVFDAGAGLWMFTKVCLVPFIAWNYFMGITVYVHHIHSEIPWKTKEEWTPFYGQMKGTINYHIHPVMNFFFHNIFIHMPHHVHMKIPFYNLKRALNEIKAVYGDHVLERDTIFGDYFKSTSLCKVIDSETGKWMTYREARNVANDTTGADDEELEIIPA, encoded by the coding sequence ATGGAAGTGAAAATGAATTCCGGTTCTTCACCTAAGGAAACTCTCGGATCCGTCCGTGAAACCTTGTCTGAAGGAACTTTTGCCAATCCCGCTTACAAAGGGATCGGTTACTTTTTGAGAGATCTATTTTTTTTCGGAGTGGCAATCGCTCTGCTTTGGCACATAGACACCTGGTATCTTCTTCCTTTCTTATGGTTTTTTGCGGGAATGACGATTGCCGCTTTGTTCGTCGTCGGTCACGACTGCGCGCACGAAGCCCTGTTCGAGAACAGATTTCTCCGGTATTGGATCGGACAAATCGCAATGCTTCCTTCTTTGCACGCCTACAATCAATGGGCTTACGGACACAACCGAATCCATCACGGTCATACGATCAAAAGACAAGGGGACTTCGTATGGCATCCGGCGACCGCGGAAGAATATGCAAAATTTGGAATATTCAAAAAGATGATGCACCGTTTTTTCTGGTCGGCTTGGGGAGGCGGTTTTTACTACATGATCGAAGTCTGGCTCAAAGGAATGGTTTTGTTTACGGCTCCTCTTAAGGAAGCGGGCCGGGACAAATGGATTATGCTTTCCTTTGCGTTTATCTCGTCCGGTCTCGTTTTTTATTTCGGCAGTTCGGCAAACGGTGTTTTCGACGCGGGTGCGGGTTTGTGGATGTTCACGAAAGTTTGTCTGGTTCCGTTCATCGCATGGAATTATTTTATGGGAATCACGGTTTACGTTCATCACATCCACTCCGAAATTCCCTGGAAGACAAAGGAAGAATGGACTCCTTTTTACGGACAAATGAAAGGAACCATCAACTATCATATTCACCCTGTGATGAATTTTTTCTTTCACAATATCTTCATTCACATGCCGCATCACGTTCACATGAAGATTCCTTTCTACAATCTCAAACGCGCTTTGAACGAGATCAAGGCGGTTTACGGGGATCACGTTCTGGAAAGAGACACGATCTTCGGAGATTATTTTAAATCGACGTCTCTTTGTAAGGTGATCGATTCCGAAACCGGAAAGTGGATGACGTATCGCGAAGCGAGAAACGTAGCGAACGATACGACCGGCGCGGACGATGAAGAGTTGGAGATTATTCCCGCATAA
- a CDS encoding RNA recognition motif domain-containing protein, which produces MSVNIYVGNLSYDLNEGTLGDLFRAHGAVNSVKIITDQYSGKSKGFGFVEMSNREEADKAIKDLDGKNVLTRNLKVNVAKPKGDRF; this is translated from the coding sequence ATGTCAGTTAATATTTATGTAGGAAATCTTTCTTACGATCTCAACGAAGGAACGTTAGGCGATCTTTTCAGAGCGCACGGCGCGGTAAATTCCGTAAAAATCATCACCGACCAATACTCCGGAAAATCCAAAGGTTTCGGTTTCGTCGAAATGTCGAACAGGGAAGAAGCGGACAAAGCGATCAAAGATTTGGACGGAAAAAACGTTCTTACCCGCAATCTGAAAGTAAACGTCGCAAAACCGAAAGGCGATAGATTCTAA
- a CDS encoding leucine-rich repeat domain-containing protein, with protein sequence MKTSLILIICLAGAMGVFAEKSLKEKAYEYYSSISPDFKKYEAKLEPEKFDNLGMKEMTDEGMQYLIVFPNLQTLNLEDSKVTDEGLKQISALPKLDDLTLGRTKITNKGIEYISKSTSIKTLYLYEIEAIDDGCIPHLLKMKQLKTLELSGTHFSAQGLKKLRKGLKANVSTSE encoded by the coding sequence ATGAAAACGAGTTTGATTTTAATTATATGTTTGGCGGGGGCTATGGGAGTTTTTGCAGAAAAAAGTCTGAAAGAAAAAGCATACGAGTATTACAGTTCCATCAGTCCTGACTTTAAAAAGTATGAAGCAAAATTAGAGCCTGAGAAGTTTGATAACTTAGGAATGAAGGAAATGACAGATGAAGGAATGCAATATCTTATTGTGTTTCCAAATTTGCAAACATTGAATTTAGAAGATTCTAAAGTTACAGATGAAGGATTGAAACAGATTTCTGCACTACCAAAGTTGGATGATTTAACTTTGGGACGAACTAAAATTACGAACAAAGGAATTGAATACATTTCTAAAAGTACATCAATAAAAACCCTTTACTTATATGAAATTGAAGCGATCGATGATGGATGCATTCCTCATTTGTTGAAAATGAAACAACTGAAAACGTTAGAGCTGTCCGGTACGCATTTTTCCGCACAAGGACTGAAAAAACTGAGAAAAGGATTAAAGGCCAATGTGTCGACCAGTGAGTGA